In Plasmodium vinckei vinckei genome assembly, chromosome: PVVCY_13, a single genomic region encodes these proteins:
- a CDS encoding serine/threonine protein kinase, putative, translated as MLDTAKWRNEWNAELRSIPHVETVNEYDFELTENIFLIWRFLKLYHSAIPQVRSLIDFVASIKKIINIKHKNMAKKPELLQWGDHIDSAIQRGTVKGQQLFNILVSSGKKIQSRYSKKKLSDTLQYYHIKNYIILEKINTGSVGQVHLALDKNTDVLVAAKAIDKSTVQGDEGLFQKLKDEIIVSCKMNHPYVVKTINVLETRDKIIQFMEYCDGGDLISYVRNVLYLEELSAQYFFRKILDGVKYMHINKIAHRDLKPENIFLCKKILNQKEKTLIRIGKLPSCFEYELKIGDFGASCFNDVPNKMHYDIVGTLSYAAPEVLGCNKNNGYDSEKADVWSLGIILYAMLFGLLPFDNEEKDIKEAYNEIVNNKIAFPKNRINKCSNNVKNLLIGMLNINPINRLSLDQVINDPWVANMVKSKLEISYLNRKINVPISSTVGNHIYVNKNPWNFNIYNNVALMKNSNNSTEKVLNLKNEYEKKNQNQFIEDNPIVISSPPSNSTHTTYSSRYPIPSNAHSNNGNIINFYNIYEKRPTTLNKSNNDLYSCDNNGVLYNKLKNYDDQKVSNVTNYYTGLVTTYKNNAANINNNKGKEELSNSKLVSPNISEQANIKNNYICEQIKYVEKDTQINEQEIYISEKSLNVIYYDQNKSIESVYLDNKHLNKNNYYNSKPLENREYINNNYFPEKLNDSKILSDKEYKLYFNQNGVYQNNHNNHSTNIPNNIHHEKYYLLKNSDGRIITPCYTPVNPLKTEENKRYNLFSSKKNTNDHNEYDTYNNENNISSNSKNCLQNYNQNNPNCIKKDENTTINKNNNIEMVIPQNDNGNYNNNEYNYYYYDNNGKYVKYSVNYQNDPKYILSSSSSVLSKNKINTTNNYYNNNDVHYSNYCDYKRGVSEYASQSNISYNVDEINIKNNQNHKISNHSNLDQNSWGLNSQQNKPDKRDEIYSCKTEQNSKITINEQEEEDKRDKMENDNETEKREINEMNKSINKQNQNDNQAYCLNYTSKQSNKINNYDNSKLFSDNKNHVIDYSSNFNDSRNNCSDNNICNGDRRRYTYMFLKDDSICNNINNQNIKYDCYKNVNKASSNNIIIPLINKKIETNRKSASYSENIINTNLNPINRYTNYLNTFYEKQSTHISDNDNDDKKNDIQLTNIKNNINKYANDVKNYQSDYNTNNVCYSNYEVKKTEKTNKKKRINNSSSGSLPSSISSTSLAELSNNSSIGCINNISCKKLQRENPKFISASKEGKTDKCETINKCNENENNKDQHTTNNNNNNNRDTNKLNVRSNSNNDIQSNDLLDIKKINKSCKINNLVKKELDERNKKKEHKYSEINILCKNKSIDIEGDKKNNKTKKKSIENIECVKNKRRNNGNREYFLKLKKNIYSKENISQSIFLKYCNHYYMRKNNIKIHKIFSSIKREAKKNNSDTLKYLKKWDLYHKRRNHKHDKKGKKKKAKKHKVEIKESSFEDINMQNSDQEQILKKTNKLQNNVIDSNTLTSYRYINKKNDKNILENKINFKSNNKKEGYKDNHNYDMSDSFFNSNKIYYKKTKINSIYHNRRSYSDYEYSYDLCNSKIKIKEYNSRLDNIRGKMFKYDNSVYSNEIKTNNNSYYLKSKNNNEIQEGNIHYSYNNFNKRHQKEDNKKHHFENSTNEENIPYRYEHNKYFPLDKQNLFNENHCHDFYQNSRLIDCKKEVFLKNIITNETIPYIKRSYSLTDYKDVNIDDTFFQIKCNNKIENKYSEKKDKHEDSFIAKLSSPTKTNNDTIFSNSVNLNDKEVYMNNIPKEKTNKIPETNLTNDIPNKIQAHHNIVSAAYIDNNSSTVQNYSHVSNIYNNHNGILNCRQIIELNDNKDSLENGTNFYILKKNETQNYAINKITRNTNVGNYFDSNNLILNEPIFEKEYNLYQSQKITILKDNIMKNKNENVIPTNYNTSQANNYKNFIDQSNKYINKTSNYNMNKMANNFLKRPNNYGNIKNNYLNFNDLLINKKNTLSKDNFTLDQFNKTTKFIKSCNLNSDYCKNFEQNEYDTENALQQNTEHHEGKMIHQIDKDKIIDSRKSTNNIIMHNMSSIDQSNNMKNDFMANQFSTNPTVKVRRPIWKHNYDMVKYSREFKENNHTDDMKDYLTLNKSFVQYFSKTKKSNNEQKNNNKKINQNDGNSAQPMLKWINIFSRNSQKY; from the exons TTTTTAAAACTCTATCATTCTGCTATCCCTCAAGTGAGAAGCCTCATAGATTTTGTAGcaagtataaaaaaaatcattaatataaaacataaaaatatgg cTAAGAAACCCGAATTGTTACAATGGGGAGACCACATAGATAGTGCTATTCAAAGAGGAACTGTTAAAGGACaacaattatttaatattttagttTCAAGCgggaaaaaaattcaatcgagatattcaaaaaaaaagttatctGATACTTTGCAATATTATCACATtaagaattatataattttagaaAAGATAAATACAGGTTCAGTTGGGCAAGTGCACTTAGCAttagataaaaatacag ATGTATTAGTTGCGGCCAAAGCAATAGATAAATCCACGGTTCAAGGGGATGAAGGATTGtttcaaaaattaaaggATGAAATAATTGTCTCATGTAAAATGAACCATCCGTATGTTGTAAAAACTATAAATGTCCTTGAAACTCGGgacaaaattatacaattCATGGAATACTGCGATGGGGGAGATTTAATATCATACGTTAGAAAT gtATTATACTTAGAAGAATTAAGTgcacaatatttttttcgaaaaATTCTTGATGGagttaaatatatgcacatcAATAAAATAGCTCATCGAGACTTAAAAcctgaaaatatatttctttgcAAAAAGATATTGAATCAGAAGGAGAAGACATTAATTAGGATAGGAAAATTGCCATCTTGTTTTGaatatgaattaaaaataggAGATTTTGGTGCATCTTGCTTTAACGATGTGCCAAATAAAATGCATTATGATATTGTCGGTACGCTAAGTTATGCTGCACCAGAGGTATTAggttgtaataaaaataatggatATGATAGTGAAAAAGCAGATGTATGGAGTTTAGGTATAATACTGTATGCAATGCTATTTGGCTTGTTACCATTtgataatgaagaaaaagacATTAAAGAAGCATACAACGAAatagtaaataataaaatcgCTTTCCCAAAAAATcgaattaataaatgctCAAATAATGTTAAAAATCTATTAATAGGTATGCTTAATATTAATCCTATAAATCGTTTATCTCTTGATCAAGTTATTAATGACCCATGGGTTGCTAATATGGTTAAAAGTAAATTAGAAATTTCTTATttaaatagaaaaataaatgttcCAATATCATCTACAGTTGGGAAccatatttatgtaaataaaaatccttggaattttaatatttataataatgtagCACTAATGAAAAATTCTAATAATAGCACAGAAAAAGTacttaatttaaaaaatgaatacgaaaaaaaaaatcaaaaccAATTCATTGAAGATAATCCAATCGTTATATCATCACCACCATCAAATTCAACTCATACAACCTATTCTTCTCGATATCCAATTCCATCAAATGCTCATTCAAACAATGGTAATATAATTaacttttataatatatatgaaaagaGACCAACtacattaaataaaagtaacAATGATTTATACTCATGTGATAATAATGgggtattatataataaactaaaaaattatgatgatCAAAAGGTTAGCAATGTTACGAACTATTATACAGGCCTAGTAactacatataaaaataatgcagctaatataaataataataagggTAAAGAAGAATTGTCTAATAGTAAATTAGTATCCCCTAATATTTCTGAACAAgccaatataaaaaataattatatttgtgaacaaataaaatatgttgaaAAAGACACACAAATAAATGAacaagaaatatatatatctgaAAAATCTTTAAATGTGATTTATTATGACCAGAATAAATCAATTGAAAGTGTTTACCTAGATAATAAGCatcttaataaaaataattattataactCCAAGCCTTTGGAAAATAgagaatatattaataataattattttcccgaaaaattaaatgattcaaaaattttatctgataaagaatataaacTGTATTTCAATCAAAATGGAGTTTACCaaaataatcataataACCATAGTACCAATATAccaaataatattcatcatgaaaaatattatttacttaAAAATTCAGATGGGCGTATTATTACACCATGCTATACACCTGTAAACCCTTTAAAAACTgaggaaaataaaagatataatCTTTTCAGTTCTAAGAAAAACACAAATGACCATAATGAATatgatacatataataatgaaaataatatatcttcTAATAGTAAGAATTGcttacaaaattataaccAGAATAACCCAaattgtattaaaaaagacgAAAACACAACtatcaataaaaataacaatatagAAATGGTAATCCCTCAAAATGATAAtggaaattataataataatgaatacaATTATTACTACTATGATAATAATGGGAAATATGTTAAATACTCAGTTAATTATCAAAATGACcctaaatatattttatcttcaTCTTCATCTGTtctatcaaaaaataaaataaatactactaacaattattataataataatgatgttCATTATTCAAATTACTGCGACTATAAAAGGGGAGTTTCAGAGTATGCTTCTCAATCTAATATTAGTTACAATGTTGAtgagataaatataaaaaataaccaAAATCATAAAATTAGTAACCATTCCAACCTCGATCAAAATTCATGGGGTTTAAACAGCCAACAGAATAAGCCTGATAAAAGGgatgaaatatatagttGCAAGACCGAacaaaattcaaaaattaCAATCAATGAGCAAGAAGAAGAGGATAAGAGAGATAAGATGGAAAATGATAACGAAACCGAAAAGAGAGAAATTAACGAAATGAATAAGTCtattaataaacaaaatcaAAACGATAACCAAGCATATTGCCTTAATTATACATCAAAACAatctaataaaataaataattatgacaattcaaaattattttcagaCAACAAAAACCATGTTATAGATTATTCTTCCAATTTCAATGATTCAAGAAACAACTGTtctgataataatatttgtaatgGGGACAGAAGAAGATATACATACATGTTTCTAAAGGACGACAgcatatgtaataatattaataaccaaaatataaaatatgactgttataaaaatgtgaacAAAGCATCTagcaataatattataattcccttaataaataaaaaaattgaaacaAATAGAAAATCGGCTAGTTATTCTGAAAACATTATAAATACTAATTTAAACCCTATAAATAGgtatacaaattatttaaataccttttatgaaaaacaaAGTACGCATATATCtgataatgataatgacgataaaaaaaacgataTCCAACTTACtaacataaaaaacaaCATTAATAAATACGCTAATGATgttaaaaattatcaaaGCGATTACAATACCAACAATGTGTGTTATTCAAATTATGAAGTTAAAAAAACCGAAAaaactaataaaaaaaaacgaataAATAATAGCTCATCTGGTTCATTGCCGTCATCAATATCTTCAACATCACTTGCAGAATTGAGTAACAATTCAAGTATTGGttgtattaataatattagttgtaaaaaattacaaaggGAAAATCCAAAATTCATAAGTGCAAGTAAAGAAGGTAAAACTGATAAATGTGAaactattaataaatgCAATGAGAATGAGAATAATAAAGACCAACACAccacaaataataataacaacaaCAATAGAGACACGAATAAGTTAAATGTGCGTAGTAATTCCAATAATGATATACAGAGCAATGATTTATTagatataaagaaaataaataagagTTGTaagataaataatttagtaaaaaaagaattagacgaaagaaataaaaaaaaggaacataaatatagtgagataaacatattatgtaaaaataaaagcatAGATATTGAGggtgataaaaaaaataataaaacaaaaaagaaaagcattgaaaatattgaatGTGTAAAGAACAAACGACGAAATAATGGTAACagagaatattttttaaaattaaaaaagaatatatattcaaaagaaaatatatcccAATCGATTTTCTTAAAATATTgcaatcattattatatgagaaaaaataatataaaaattcataaaatattttcaagtATCAAGAGAGAAGCAAAGAAAAATAACTCAGAcactttaaaatatttaaaaaaatgggatTTATATCACAAAAGGCGAAATCATAAGCATGACAAAAAaggcaaaaaaaaaaaagcaaaaaaacataaggttgaaataaaagaatcAAGCTTCGAAGACATCAATATGCAAAACTCAGATCAAGAACAGattctaaaaaaaacaaacaaattaCAAAACAATGTAATAGATAGTAACACGCTCACTTCATATcgttatataaataagaaaaacgataaaaatatacttgaaaataaaataaattttaaaagtaataataaaaaggagGGATACAAGGATAATCATAATTATGATATGTCAGAcagtttttttaattcaaacaaaatatattacaaaaaaactaaaataaattcaatATATCACAACAGGCGTAGTTACTCAGATTATGAATATTCGTATGACTTATGCaattcaaaaattaaaataaaggaATATAATAGCCGGCTTGATAATATTCGTGGTAAAATGTTCAAATACGATAATTCTGTTTATTCGaatgaaattaaaacaaataataattcatattatttgaaatcaaaaaacaataatgaAATTCAAGAAGGCAACATACATTATTCttataacaattttaacaAAAGACATCAAAAAGaggataataaaaaacaccATTTTGAGAATAGCACGAATGAAGAGAACATCCCATACCGCTAtgaacataataaatactTTCCTTTagataaacaaaatttatttaatgaaaatcaTTGCCatgatttttatcaaaatagCAGATTAATTGATTGCAAAAAAGAAGttttcttaaaaaatataataacgAATGAAACAAttccatatataaaacGAAGCTACAGTTTAACTGATTATAAAGATGTAAATATCGATGAcactttttttcaaataaaatgcaataataaaatagaaaataaatatagcgaaaaaaaagataagcATGAAGATAGTTTTATCGCTAAATTGTCGAGTCCCactaaaacaaataatgaCACAATTTTCAGTAATAGtgttaatttaaatgataaagaagtatatatgaataatatacCCAAAGAAAAAACTAATAAAATTCCCGAAACAAATTTAACAAATGATATACCAAACAAAATACAAGCACATCATAATATAGTATCAGCTGCATATATTGATAACAATTCGAGTACTGTACAAAATTATAGTCATGTATCGAACATATACAATAATCACAATGGAATTCTAAATTGTAGACAGATAATAgaattaaatgataataaagataGTCTTGAAAATGgaacaaatttttatattttaaaaaaaaatgaaactcAAAATTAtgcaataaataaaataactaGGAATACAAATGTAGGAAATTATTTCGATTCAAATAACTTAATACTAAATGAGCCTATATTTGAAAaggaatataatttatatcaatcacaaaaaattacaatcctaaaagataatattatgaaaaataaaaatgaaaatgtaaTTCCAACAAATTATAACACATCCCAAGCaaacaattataaaaattttattgatcaatcaaataaatatattaacaaaacaTCTAATTacaatatgaataaaatggCTAACAATTTTCTTAAAAGGCCTAATAATTAtggaaatattaaaaacaattatCTCAATTTTAATGacttattaattaataaaaaaaatacactaTCAAAAGATAATTTCACTCTTGAtcaatttaataaaacaaccaaatttattaagtcttgtaatttaaattctgattattgtaaaaattttgaacaAAATGAGTACGATACCGAAAATGCATTGCAACAAAATACGGAACATCATGAAGGGAAAATGATACACCAAATAGATAAAGACAAAATTATAGACTCAAGAAAATcgacaaataatattattatgcataatatGTCATCCATTGATCAAtctaataatatgaaaaacgATTTTATGGCTAATCAATTTAGTACAAATCCTACTGTAAAAGTAAGGCGTCCTATATGGAAACATAATTATGATATGGTTAAATATTCTAGAGAATTTAAAGAGAATAATCATACCGACGACATGAAAGATTATCTTACTTTAAATAAATCTTTTGTTCAATACTTttcaaaaacaaaaaaatctaataatgaacaaaaaaataataacaaaaaaataaatcaaaatgatGGAAATTCGGCACAACCTATGCTAAAATGGATAAACATTTTCAGTCGAAACTctcaaaaatattga